The DNA window TTGACTGTACCATCCTGGGCCAGCGACCCCCCTCTCAAGGTGGGGATCCTGGACCTGCAAAGATGTCTCCAACAGTCCGAAGCCGGCAAAAAGGCCTCCAAGGGTCTGCAAGAAAAATCGGATCGAATCAAAAAAGAGTTAACGGTCAAACGGGAAGATCTGAAAAAACTGCGTGATGAATTTAACAAGAAAAGTAATGTCCTCAGCCAGGACGCTAAAAGGGAGAAAGAAAAGGAACTGATCCGGAAAGAGGAAGATTTCAGGGACCTGGTTCGGGAGAAAGAAGATGAGATGCATAAGGACGAATACAATGCCATGCAGCCTCTTCTAAACGAATTATTTGAGGTGACGAGTAAATTGGCCAAAGAGGAAGGGTATACCCTGATTCTGGAAGCCAAGAGCGGCGTGGTTTATTACACCAAGC is part of the Deltaproteobacteria bacterium genome and encodes:
- a CDS encoding OmpH family outer membrane protein, with protein sequence MIRYLFKPLSLMIGIFFIFLTVPSWASDPPLKVGILDLQRCLQQSEAGKKASKGLQEKSDRIKKELTVKREDLKKLRDEFNKKSNVLSQDAKREKEKELIRKEEDFRDLVREKEDEMHKDEYNAMQPLLNELFEVTSKLAKEEGYTLILEAKSGVVYYTKPIELTDKVIKIFNETKKEKKK